The Halopelagius inordinatus genomic sequence CCAGTGCGTCGGCGACCGGCGTCAATACTGTCATATACCTCAACTTCCATCGCTGGCAGCGAATTTAGAAAGCCGTTCTCTACAGTCGGCTCGAGTGGTATCTTCGATACCGCTGTCATCGCTTCTCCGCAATTAACGCGTTTGCTCTCGAAGGACTGACGCTCATACAGTTCGACGTCGAATTCAGCGTCGTCGAATCCTGTAGCTGCTGCAAGTCCGGCCATCCCACCCCCTACTATCGCAATTCTGGATGTTCGAGTCATCGGTTAGGTACCAAGTATTGAGGCCATTATTAGGCCCCCAGCAGCATCCGAAGTGACCCGCGAACGCCCATCGGGAGTCCGATCGCTCCGATGAAGAACGTCATAAGCCACCACCACGTGTGATTCATCTCCTCTTTCGCATCAGCGAGATACCATACGATGCCGACAGTCACGACAAGTTTCAGCACGAACGTCGACCCAGAGAAGCCGGTGGCCTGGTACACGAGATTCGTGACGACCAGTTTGGGGGAGTAGCCGAGGAACGTCACACCGATGAGATTCTGCGCAGCGTCCCACAGCTGGCCAAAGACGGCCAGCAGAATTAGCGGGTGTCGAAGGTGTGTGACATTGACGAAACTCGCGCTCCAGTAGTAGAGCGCGGTCACGCCGAGAGCTATTCCCGTCGTCGCGACAGGAACCCATAGGCGGAGTGGGGTCGACGTCGAAAGGCCGTGCCAAACTGCCCATCCGACAGCACCGACAGCCCACACCGACCCGACAAGCCCGACTATTAGCGGGATAGAACCGATATTTTGGTCACGCACAAGTGCGCCGACGCCGAGCGCGAGGACGGTAATCGCGGTGACGACGAAGTAAATCGATGGCGTGATGAACCACACCGCGTAGTCGCCGAGCAGTCCGATATCCTCGAGGGCGCGCATCGCCCCACCAGCGATGATGATCGGAGCGAACCCGTAGGCCAGTCGTGCGTCGGTCGTGAACTCGAGTTGGTCAAGATACGCCCGTAGTCCGGGAAGGCTGTATACGGCCGCCGCGAGGTAGGTCACCGTATTCACCGCGTTGTAGCCCCGGACAGCACGAATCCCCTCGTGCGTGACTGGTTGACCGGCCGCATCGGCGACGACTGGTCCCCAGAGATACTGCCAGATGAACCGGTCGTATATCAGCGTCGAGAACACGAGGAGGCCCCCACCGATGAGGACGAGCGGGGCCAGCAGGTACAGCGCCCACCACTCGCGTGAGCCGGTCTCCGGAAGGGCAGTCTCGACGCGCCGGGTGACAGTACTCACGACTCGTTCACCTCTAAGCGCCACGTCGTGCTCTTAGAGCGCCCCCACTGTTCCAGTGAGACGACTGCGAGGTCGTCCTGAAGTTGGCTGAGGTATTGCGCGACGGCCTTTGGGGATACGTCGAGATCGCTGGCAATCTCGCGAGCCCGGAGGTATGTCGGCTCACTATCGGCTGTCTCGACGAGGTACCTTCGAACCGATTGTCGGGAAATATTCGACATTGATATAGAGGTGACGGTTAGCGAAGAAACCCGAACAGCTTGTAGTCGTGATCGGGGGTGTACCGCCGGAACAGGAGACTGTTCGTCAGCACCGACACCGACGAGAACGCCATTGCTGCTGCAGCGAGCACGGGCTGTAGGAGGCCGAGCGACGCTAACGGAATCATCGCCGTGTTGTACCCCAGCGCCCACACAAGGTTCTGCTTGATCTTCTGGAGTGTCGCATCCGAGATGCGGATCGCCTTTACTACGTCGAGCGGGTCGTCGCGCATCAGCGTGACGTCCGCAGCCTCGATAGCGACGTCGGTGCCGGAGCCGATTGCTGTCCCGACGTGGGCCACTGCGAGCGCCGGTGCGTCGTTGACCCCGTCACCAACCATCATCGCCTGCCGGCCCTCGTCTTGAATACTGTCGACCGCGTTAGACTTGTCCTCAGGAAGGACTCCTGCCCGGACGTTCTTCGGGTCGATACCAACCTGTTTAGCGACCGCACGGGCAGTTCGTTCGTTGTCGCCCGTAATCATCATCACGTCAACGCCCCGCTCCTGGAGTGCTGTGACAGCCTGTTTGGAGCTTTCCTTCACTGTGTCAGCGTCGGCGACCATACCCACGAGCTCACCCTCGTAGGCGACTAGCATCGCCGTCTTCCCCTCGTTTTCGAGGCGTTCCATCGTCTCTTCGGCGGGAGACGGGTCGATGTCGTTGTCTCGCAGCAACTTGCGGTTGCCGACCAGCACCTCACTGTCACCAATGACCGCTTTGATCCCGTGGCCCGGAACGTTCTCGAAGTTGTCAGGCTCAGTCACGTCCAGCCCGCGCTCTTCAGCCCCTTCGACGATTGCCCGGGCGAGGGGGTGTTCGCTCCCGCTTTCGGCTATCGCCGCCAGCCGAAGCACGTCATCCTCGGAGAGACGCTCACGAGTACTGAGTTGTCCACCATCTGGTGTCGGCTCACCTCCATCAGCCACTGAATTCCCATCGCTATCGAAGATGACCACGTCGGTGAGTTCCATTTCACCCTCCGTGAGCGTCCCCGTCTTGTCGAAGACGACCGTGTCGACGTCCTTTGCGCGTTCGAGGATGTCACCGCCCTTGAACAGAACGCCGTTCTGGGCACCAATCGTCGTCCCGACCATCGTGGCTGCGGGCGTCGCCAGCCCCAGCGCACAGGGACAGGCGATAAGGATCGAGGACGCGAAGACAATTATCGCGAACTCGAAGACGGAAACGGTCCCACCGACCGGGGCCGGGCCGCCAGCGACCTGACCCCACAGCGGGAGCCAGTCGACAAAGCCAGCCAGTAGCTCCGGGAACAAGAACCAGACCATAGCCCAGAGGATAGCGTTCGCGATGACCGCAGGCACGAAGTACGCGGAGATACGGTCCGCGAGGTTCTGGATGTCGGGCTGGCGCGACTGCGCCTCCTTGACAGTCTGAACGATCTGTTGAAGAGCCGTATCTTCTCCGACCTTCGTCGCCTCCACGACAAGGACGCCGTTCTCGTTAATCGTCGAGCCGACGACCTCATCGCCCTCCTCTTTCTCTACAGGCACAGATTCCCCAGTGACCATCGACTCGTCGACGGCGGACTGACCGTCGACAACGACACCGTCTGTGGGGATCTTCTCACCTGGACGGATTTTCATCCGGTCACCCGTTGTGACCTCTTCAAGCGCGATTTCTTCTTCACTGCCGTCCTCGTGGACAATGGTCGCCGTTTCGGCTTCCATTTCGAGGAGCTTCCGGAGGGCCTCGCCCGCTTGACCCTTCGACCGAGCTTCAAGGTAGTTACCCAGGGTGATGAACACGAGGATGAGGGCTGCCGTGTCGAAGTAGAGCCCACCCGCGATGAGTTCAGCAAGGACTGCCACAGAGTATAGATAGGCCGTAGTTGAACCGATCGCGATCAGCACGTCCATATTGGCGCGGCCATTCTTCACGATCGCCTTGTACGAGTTCTTATAGAACGGCCAGCCGAGGATCGCCTGCACCGGCGTGGCGAGAAGGAACTCAACCCAGCCGAGTTCCACGCCGAAGACGGCTTCAGGGACGATCGCGCCACCGAGCAAATAATTGTCGATGAGGAAGAAGAGCAACGGTGCAGACAACACTGCCCCAAAGAGAGTCAGCCTGAGTTGCTTCCGGGTCTCAGCCTGTCGTGCGGCATCTCGTGCGTCTTGGCCCGACTCTCCGTCGTCCCCATCTTCGCGGACGGGCGAGTAGCCAGCGTCCTCGATGGCATCGTACAGCGCATCGAGCGACACCTCTGCCGGATTGTAGGTGACCTGTCCTTCATCGGTGGCGTAGTTGACCTTCGCGTTAACGACACCCGGTGTGCTCTCGAGAGCGGTTTCATTGGTCTCGGCGCAGTTGGCACAGGTCATATCCGAGATGGCAATCGTCACCGTCTCCGAGAGCGCGCCGTAGCCGGACTCGTCGATAGCGTCGTAGATTTCTTGGAGCGATACCTCCTCGGGGTCATAGGTTACGGATCCCTCGTCGGTGGCGAAATTCGCGTTCGCCTCCGATACCCCGTCGAGGGATTCCAGAGTGTCCTGAATCGTCGCCGAACAGTTGGCGCAGGACATCCCCGTGATATCGAAATGGGTTGTTCGGCTTGTCATGATCGTTCTACTATACGGGGCCTATGTTTAGGCGGTTTACTGTTTCGAGAGGGTGGTTATTGGCCTCGAGAAATTTTGGAATCTAAAGTGTATACTACACCCCTTCTTCGAGTCGCTGATAGCGGTCTTCGAACCGCGCCAAACAGGACGGACAACAAAAGTGGTAGACCTCGCCGTCAATCCGAGTTGTCTCTCCTTCAGTATCGACGGTATTGTTACATTCAGCACAAGTAAGGGCAAACTCCGCACCATCAACGGATGGCGTCCATTCGATTGCGTCGATTAGCGTGACCGTATAATCTGCTATATTGATCTCATCGAAGAGCCCATTTATCCACTGACGAACGTTATGAGCTTCGACACGTGCGTAAAACCAGAGATCCCCCTCAGAGGTCGTGAAGACGTGTTCGACACCATCGGACTCCCGGGCCTGCTTGCGGGCTGACTCCAGCGACTCAGATTCAATCTTAGCCTGAATGAATACCGGAACACCGGCTCGGAGCTGGGCCCTGTTGACGTCGATCGTGAAGCCGTTGATGATGTCGGCTTCCTCTAGCCGTTTCACGCGGTCTGATACGGCCGGACCAGAGAGATCCACCTCCTCACCGATGTTACTGAACGGACGCCGCGCATCCTCTGCCAGCAGCGAGAGGATCTTCATGTCAGTCTCATCTAAATCACGCATATCTATCCGTAGGTATCCCGAATTACAATATTGTTTCCCAGCGTTGGGCTTCGTATGCCATCCCCAACCGGGGATTAGACTTTGGATTCGAAGCAGAAACTGACAAAGATACCCTCCTCGTATGTACTAAGTGTATGACGCAGACCATCACTGTCGAGGGAATGACGTGCGGTCACTGTGAACAGACAGTCGAAGAAGCGCTTCAAGAGGTGAGCGGTGTGACCGACGCGACCGCCGACCGCGAAACCGAACAAGCGAGCGTCGATGGAGACGTGAACGTCACGGAACTGGTTCAGGCCGTGGAGGACGCTGGATACACGGCATCTGCCTGAGAACCCCCCGGAACGTCCGCTGACGAACATCCCACCGTTCTTATTCAACTCCGATTTCCAGAAGTCGCGCGGAGTATCGGAGCTCGGACAGAATTATAACGAACGGCCTCAACACCAATCTATGAGCAACCATCCAGATCACGAACATTCCGAGACCGAACACGCTCACACTGGAGAAGCGGAGCACGCCCACGACGCGCACAATCACGGTGGGAACACCCACGAAGGGGGACATGGGGATCACGGCGATCACACGGATCACTCGGGCCACGAAGAAATGTTCCGGCGACGGTTCTGGGTGTCGCTCGTTCTCTCGGTGCCAGTCATCTTCTTTAGCGAATTCATTCAGGATATTTTCGGCTACACAGCGCCGACGTTCCCCGGAAGCGTCTGGATCACACCTGTCCTTTCGGTAATCATCTTCGCGTACGGTGGCGTGCCATTCCTCTCAATGGCCCGAACGGAACTGAAAAACCGCGAGCCGGGAATGATGATGCTCATCTCGCTGGCAATTTCGGTCGCATTTATCTACTCGATTGCGAGTCTGTTTCTCGAAGGGACGACGCCGTTCTTCTGGGAACTCGTTACGCTGATCGACATCATGCTCCTCGGGCACTGGGTGGAGATGCGGTCGGTCCGAGCAGCCTCAGGGGCGCTTGACGAACTGGCGAAACTCATGCCCGACACCGCCGAGCGCGTCACCGAGAGTGGGGATACCGAAGAAGTGCCAGTCTCAGAACTCGGCGAGGACGATGTCGTGCTCGTTCGCCCGGGCGCGAGCGTGCCTGCTGACGGCGAAGTCGTCGAGGGTGAGTCGTCCGTCGACGAATCGATGATTACGGGCGAATCCAGGTCCGTGGGCAAGGAACCTGGATCAGAAGTGGTCGCCGGGACGGTCAACCAGGACGGGAGCCTCCGCATTAAGATCACGAAGACGGGCGAGGAGACGACGTTAGCGGGCATCATGCGGCTCGTTGATGAAGCCCAGAAATCGAAATCTCGAACCCAGTTGCTCGCCGACAAGGCAGCTGGCTGGCTATTCTACGTGGCACTTGGCGTCGCGGCGATTACGGCCGTCGCGTGGATCGTCGCCACCGGGTACAACATCACCGTCCTCGAGCGCGTTGTGACTGTACTGGTCATCGCGTGTCCCCACGCACTCGGCCTGGCCGTCCCGCTCGTGGTAGCGATCAACACCTCGACCGCTGCCAAGAACGGGATGCTCATCCGCGACCGCATTGCCATGGAGGAATCCCGGAACCTCGATACGGTGATGTTCGACAAGACCGGGACTCTCACAAAGGGCGAACAGGGCGTCGTCGGTGTCGAAACGGCAGGTGACTGGAGTGAAGAGCGAGCGTTCGAGGTCGCCGCTGGTGTCGAGGGTGACTCTGAGCACATGATCGCTCGCGCCATCCGGGACGCCGCCGAGGAACGGGGCGTCCAGCGAGCGAGCGTTTCGAACTTCGAGAACTTCCGCGGTCTCGGCGTCAGAGCCACTGTGGACGGTGAGACGGTTCATATCGGTGGACCAAACCTGATCGAGAAATTCGATATCGAACGATCGGACGGCATCGCTGCCTTCGCGGAGGAAGCCGGCTCGAACGCAGAGACGGTTATCTACCTGGTTCACGACGAATCCGAAGTCGTTGCAGCATTCGCGCTCGCGGACGTTATTCGGGAGGAAAGCCGGCAGGCCATCGAGGCGCTACACGCGATGGATATTGAGGTGGCAATGCTCACCGGCGACTCGGAGGACGTCGCACGGGCTGTCTCGGAGGAACTCGGCATCGACCAGTACTTCGCGGAGGTACTCCCCGACGAAAAGGACACGAAAGTCGAAGCGCTCCAGTCCGAGGGGAAACTGGTCGCGATGGTCGGCGACGGCGTCAACGACG encodes the following:
- a CDS encoding heavy-metal-associated domain-containing protein yields the protein MTQTITVEGMTCGHCEQTVEEALQEVSGVTDATADRETEQASVDGDVNVTELVQAVEDAGYTASA
- a CDS encoding AsnC family transcriptional regulator, which gives rise to MRDLDETDMKILSLLAEDARRPFSNIGEEVDLSGPAVSDRVKRLEEADIINGFTIDVNRAQLRAGVPVFIQAKIESESLESARKQARESDGVEHVFTTSEGDLWFYARVEAHNVRQWINGLFDEINIADYTVTLIDAIEWTPSVDGAEFALTCAECNNTVDTEGETTRIDGEVYHFCCPSCLARFEDRYQRLEEGV
- a CDS encoding DUF63 family protein, with amino-acid sequence MSTVTRRVETALPETGSREWWALYLLAPLVLIGGGLLVFSTLIYDRFIWQYLWGPVVADAAGQPVTHEGIRAVRGYNAVNTVTYLAAAVYSLPGLRAYLDQLEFTTDARLAYGFAPIIIAGGAMRALEDIGLLGDYAVWFITPSIYFVVTAITVLALGVGALVRDQNIGSIPLIVGLVGSVWAVGAVGWAVWHGLSTSTPLRLWVPVATTGIALGVTALYYWSASFVNVTHLRHPLILLAVFGQLWDAAQNLIGVTFLGYSPKLVVTNLVYQATGFSGSTFVLKLVVTVGIVWYLADAKEEMNHTWWWLMTFFIGAIGLPMGVRGSLRMLLGA
- a CDS encoding DUF7123 family protein, giving the protein MSNISRQSVRRYLVETADSEPTYLRAREIASDLDVSPKAVAQYLSQLQDDLAVVSLEQWGRSKSTTWRLEVNES
- a CDS encoding heavy metal translocating P-type ATPase; this translates as MTSRTTHFDITGMSCANCSATIQDTLESLDGVSEANANFATDEGSVTYDPEEVSLQEIYDAIDESGYGALSETVTIAISDMTCANCAETNETALESTPGVVNAKVNYATDEGQVTYNPAEVSLDALYDAIEDAGYSPVREDGDDGESGQDARDAARQAETRKQLRLTLFGAVLSAPLLFFLIDNYLLGGAIVPEAVFGVELGWVEFLLATPVQAILGWPFYKNSYKAIVKNGRANMDVLIAIGSTTAYLYSVAVLAELIAGGLYFDTAALILVFITLGNYLEARSKGQAGEALRKLLEMEAETATIVHEDGSEEEIALEEVTTGDRMKIRPGEKIPTDGVVVDGQSAVDESMVTGESVPVEKEEGDEVVGSTINENGVLVVEATKVGEDTALQQIVQTVKEAQSRQPDIQNLADRISAYFVPAVIANAILWAMVWFLFPELLAGFVDWLPLWGQVAGGPAPVGGTVSVFEFAIIVFASSILIACPCALGLATPAATMVGTTIGAQNGVLFKGGDILERAKDVDTVVFDKTGTLTEGEMELTDVVIFDSDGNSVADGGEPTPDGGQLSTRERLSEDDVLRLAAIAESGSEHPLARAIVEGAEERGLDVTEPDNFENVPGHGIKAVIGDSEVLVGNRKLLRDNDIDPSPAEETMERLENEGKTAMLVAYEGELVGMVADADTVKESSKQAVTALQERGVDVMMITGDNERTARAVAKQVGIDPKNVRAGVLPEDKSNAVDSIQDEGRQAMMVGDGVNDAPALAVAHVGTAIGSGTDVAIEAADVTLMRDDPLDVVKAIRISDATLQKIKQNLVWALGYNTAMIPLASLGLLQPVLAAAAMAFSSVSVLTNSLLFRRYTPDHDYKLFGFLR
- a CDS encoding copper-translocating P-type ATPase, giving the protein MFRRRFWVSLVLSVPVIFFSEFIQDIFGYTAPTFPGSVWITPVLSVIIFAYGGVPFLSMARTELKNREPGMMMLISLAISVAFIYSIASLFLEGTTPFFWELVTLIDIMLLGHWVEMRSVRAASGALDELAKLMPDTAERVTESGDTEEVPVSELGEDDVVLVRPGASVPADGEVVEGESSVDESMITGESRSVGKEPGSEVVAGTVNQDGSLRIKITKTGEETTLAGIMRLVDEAQKSKSRTQLLADKAAGWLFYVALGVAAITAVAWIVATGYNITVLERVVTVLVIACPHALGLAVPLVVAINTSTAAKNGMLIRDRIAMEESRNLDTVMFDKTGTLTKGEQGVVGVETAGDWSEERAFEVAAGVEGDSEHMIARAIRDAAEERGVQRASVSNFENFRGLGVRATVDGETVHIGGPNLIEKFDIERSDGIAAFAEEAGSNAETVIYLVHDESEVVAAFALADVIREESRQAIEALHAMDIEVAMLTGDSEDVARAVSEELGIDQYFAEVLPDEKDTKVEALQSEGKLVAMVGDGVNDAPALTRADVGIAIGSGTDVAIESGDIILVDNNPLDVVRLIKLSKASYRKMQENLVWATGYNVFALPLAAGVLAPIGILLSPAIGAVFMSLSTIIVAINARRLRSADISVPDIGA